The following are from one region of the Nitrospirota bacterium genome:
- a CDS encoding radical SAM protein produces MTDGVRLKICETFVSIQGESSYAGQPCFFVRLTGCNLRCHCCDTTYAYSDGKEMDIGEILSGARDSGVGLVEVTGGEPLLQKGTPALIKSLCDEGFSVLVETNGSMKIDGIDSRAVAILDIKTPGSGMAEEMFFGNLEILRPHDEIKFVIADRADYVWTKGVIEKFGLAGRNILLSPSFGLLAPEVLVGWIIADCLNVRLNLQLHKYVFGDRRGV; encoded by the coding sequence ATGACTGATGGCGTAAGACTTAAGATATGTGAAACCTTTGTCAGCATACAGGGTGAGTCGAGTTATGCCGGGCAGCCCTGTTTTTTTGTTAGACTGACAGGATGTAATCTCCGGTGTCATTGCTGTGATACCACCTATGCCTACTCTGATGGTAAAGAGATGGATATAGGGGAAATTCTGTCCGGAGCAAGAGACTCAGGGGTAGGGCTGGTTGAGGTTACCGGAGGTGAGCCCTTGCTGCAAAAAGGTACTCCCGCACTTATAAAGAGTCTGTGCGATGAGGGTTTCAGCGTGCTGGTAGAGACTAATGGTTCAATGAAGATTGATGGCATAGACAGCCGTGCAGTGGCTATCCTTGACATAAAGACACCGGGCAGCGGTATGGCAGAGGAGATGTTCTTTGGAAACCTTGAGATACTCAGACCCCATGACGAGATAAAGTTTGTTATTGCAGACAGGGCTGACTATGTCTGGACAAAGGGTGTTATCGAAAAGTTCGGACTTGCGGGGAGAAATATCCTCCTTTCCCCTTCATTTGGCCTGCTTGCCCCTGAGGTCCTTGTTGGATGGATAATTGCGGACTGTCTGAACGTGAGATTAAACCTGCAATTACATAAATATGTATTTGGCGACAGGAGAGGGGTTTGA
- the nrdR gene encoding transcriptional regulator NrdR: MKCPFCGNLDDRVIDSRMSKEGDLIRRRRECLGCERRFTSYERIEDVLPMVVKKDARRETFERYKILSGLKKACEKRPISTETLEGIVDGIEKKLLELGVKEIQSTWIGEEVMNALKELDKVAYVRFASVYRQFKDINELMDEVKSLFEAKKKE, encoded by the coding sequence ATGAAATGTCCATTCTGCGGAAATTTAGATGACAGGGTTATAGATTCACGAATGAGTAAGGAGGGGGACCTCATACGGAGGCGGCGGGAATGTCTTGGGTGTGAACGCCGTTTTACCTCGTATGAGCGGATAGAGGATGTTTTGCCGATGGTGGTTAAAAAAGATGCCCGCAGAGAGACTTTTGAGCGATACAAGATACTGTCAGGTCTGAAAAAGGCATGTGAAAAGAGACCCATTTCAACTGAAACCCTTGAAGGAATAGTAGACGGAATTGAAAAGAAACTCCTTGAGCTGGGGGTAAAAGAGATACAGAGCACATGGATAGGGGAAGAGGTTATGAATGCCCTAAAGGAACTTGACAAGGTTGCATATGTCAGGTTTGCCTCTGTTTACAGGCAGTTTAAGGACATAAATGAACTCATGGATGAAGTAAAAAGTCTTTTTGAGGCAAAAAAGAAAGAGTAA